From Cytophagales bacterium, the proteins below share one genomic window:
- a CDS encoding DUF4269 domain-containing protein, with product MITNFKDPSYLQMGNNRQQHAYNTLQKLEIFATLAPFDPVLTGTIPIEVDISSSDLDVICEVKDEPAFEKLIMTRYNHHAGFVIRKTKKQGLPTIIINFRQEAYEIEIFGQALPVIEQMAYRHMVKEYETLQQKGPSFKKQVIELKEQGFSTEIAFAQLLGIEGDPYLELLKYAL from the coding sequence ATGATCACTAATTTTAAAGATCCCTCCTATTTGCAAATGGGAAATAATCGACAGCAACATGCGTACAATACACTTCAGAAATTGGAGATATTTGCCACATTGGCTCCTTTCGATCCAGTCTTGACCGGAACCATTCCCATTGAGGTCGACATCTCTAGCAGTGATTTGGATGTGATCTGTGAAGTAAAGGATGAACCAGCTTTCGAAAAATTGATCATGACGCGGTACAATCACCATGCCGGATTTGTGATTCGAAAAACGAAGAAACAGGGATTACCAACGATTATTATCAACTTCCGACAAGAGGCATACGAAATAGAGATCTTCGGCCAGGCTCTTCCTGTGATCGAACAAATGGCTTACCGGCACATGGTCAAAGAGTATGAGACACTGCAACAGAAAGGACCGTCTTTCAAAAAACAAGTAATCGAATTAAAGGAACAAGGCTTCTCGACAGAAATAGCGTTCGCACAACTACTAGGCATTGAAGGAGATCCTTATCTGGAGTTGCTCAAATATGCATTATGA
- a CDS encoding helix-turn-helix domain-containing protein, translating into MQIHEVVHLIFFAAAAQGIVLSLVFWRSNQAGHAFKLLAVIFGTFALILLHWIAFWQGLYQTGFRSIGLIAGTLDFLLAPMIYCFVKSLQSSTFQFNKKQGWHFLPFLIFFSIALITALTTSETGTSATQNTPIQRWYRLVYLTVENGQFLCYGGWLFLQVLRSEQRLLKTISLLFVLYFCGRLAYSALALTSLITPEIDYVLSVMISASIFSVAYLNQLKPIQLRSRQSYEKSSLSKAHEHLISDEIVDHIVVQRRFLDNDYSIDLLSKELSIPRHHISQALNQHLGKSFSVLINELRVEESMQLLQDPTKHQEKIMGIAIASGFNNKVSFNKYFKQKTGVSPLEFRKRHLEAVEK; encoded by the coding sequence ATGCAAATCCATGAGGTAGTTCATTTGATTTTTTTCGCCGCTGCAGCACAAGGCATTGTGCTTTCGCTGGTTTTTTGGCGATCAAATCAAGCAGGACATGCCTTCAAATTACTCGCGGTGATATTTGGCACATTCGCCCTGATCCTATTGCATTGGATCGCTTTCTGGCAGGGGCTGTATCAAACCGGATTTCGCAGCATAGGCCTGATCGCAGGGACGTTAGACTTTCTGTTGGCGCCAATGATCTACTGCTTTGTTAAAAGCCTGCAATCCTCGACTTTCCAATTCAACAAAAAACAAGGCTGGCACTTCCTCCCCTTTTTGATTTTCTTTTCCATCGCCTTAATTACAGCGCTGACCACATCAGAAACAGGAACTTCAGCAACTCAAAATACACCAATACAGCGTTGGTACCGGTTGGTTTATCTGACTGTAGAAAACGGGCAGTTCTTATGCTATGGTGGTTGGTTGTTCTTACAGGTTCTAAGAAGCGAACAACGGCTATTGAAAACCATTAGCCTACTTTTTGTCCTGTATTTCTGCGGACGTCTGGCATACTCCGCACTTGCTTTAACCTCACTGATCACACCTGAGATTGACTATGTGCTATCGGTAATGATCAGTGCCAGTATTTTCTCAGTAGCCTATCTCAATCAACTTAAACCCATTCAATTGCGGAGCCGCCAATCCTATGAAAAAAGCTCACTCAGTAAAGCGCATGAACACCTCATCAGCGATGAAATCGTTGACCATATTGTTGTCCAACGTCGATTTCTGGACAATGACTATTCTATTGATTTGCTGTCTAAGGAACTGTCGATTCCCCGGCATCACATATCCCAGGCCCTGAATCAGCATTTGGGTAAGTCCTTCAGTGTACTGATCAATGAATTGCGAGTGGAAGAATCTATGCAGCTATTACAAGACCCGACGAAACATCAGGAAAAGATCATGGGCATTGCGATCGCTTCCGGCTTCAACAACAAAGTCTCTTTCAATAAATATTTCAAACAAAAGACTGGTGTATCACCGCTCGAATTCAGAAAAAGGCACTTAGAAGCAGTAGAAAAATAA